One Pseudodesulfovibrio cashew DNA window includes the following coding sequences:
- a CDS encoding 4Fe-4S dicluster domain-containing protein, whose translation MKKTHSKVPGLSRRGFLKTLGIGGAGMLVPGTAMAAQERVPKPSDGELATLLDLSKCIGCGACVEACRESNSQKFPEPKKPFPPMVPAKRAKPEDWSEKRDIDDRLTPYNWLFIQTAEVEFKGEEYEINIPRRCMHCQNPPCSHLCPFGAASKQTNGITRIYDNLCMGGAKCRKVCPWHIPQRQSGVGLYLDLMPRLGGNGVMYKCDRCYQLLDKGELPACIDVCPENVQTIGPRREIVAKAKSLAREMNGYIYGLDENGGTNTLYVSPVPFEVLNKAVDKGKGKPHLSKVKDTMADETNLATATVVAPIAGIAAGFLGLGAKLLGNREEGEGGSDES comes from the coding sequence ATGAAGAAAACACATTCCAAGGTCCCGGGGCTGAGCCGCCGGGGATTCTTGAAGACATTGGGCATCGGCGGGGCCGGGATGCTCGTTCCGGGCACGGCGATGGCCGCCCAGGAGCGGGTCCCCAAACCCTCCGACGGCGAGTTGGCGACCCTGCTCGACCTTTCCAAATGCATAGGCTGCGGCGCATGCGTCGAAGCCTGCCGCGAGTCCAACTCGCAGAAGTTCCCCGAGCCGAAAAAGCCTTTCCCTCCCATGGTTCCGGCCAAGCGGGCCAAACCCGAGGACTGGTCCGAAAAGCGGGACATTGATGATCGGTTGACTCCCTACAATTGGTTGTTCATCCAGACCGCCGAGGTGGAGTTCAAGGGAGAGGAATACGAGATCAACATTCCGCGCCGCTGCATGCATTGCCAGAATCCGCCCTGTTCACACCTCTGTCCTTTCGGCGCGGCCTCCAAGCAGACCAACGGCATCACCCGAATCTACGACAACCTGTGCATGGGTGGGGCCAAGTGCCGGAAGGTCTGTCCCTGGCACATTCCCCAGCGTCAGTCCGGGGTGGGGCTCTATCTGGACCTCATGCCCAGGCTGGGTGGCAATGGCGTCATGTACAAGTGTGACCGTTGCTATCAGCTTCTGGACAAGGGGGAACTGCCCGCCTGCATCGACGTCTGTCCCGAGAACGTCCAGACCATCGGCCCGCGCCGTGAAATCGTGGCCAAGGCCAAGTCCCTGGCCCGTGAGATGAATGGATATATCTACGGGCTGGATGAAAACGGCGGCACCAACACCCTGTATGTCTCTCCGGTGCCTTTCGAAGTCCTGAACAAGGCGGTGGATAAGGGCAAAGGCAAGCCACATCTGTCCAAGGTCAAGGACACCATGGCCGATGAGACCAATCTGGCCACAGCCACCGTGGTCGCGCCCATTGCCGGGATCGCTGCAGGTTTCCTGGGCCTTGGAGCCAAGCTCTTGGGCAACCGGGAGGAAGGCGAAGGGGGCTCCGATGAAAGCTAG
- the phnD gene encoding phosphonate ABC transporter substrate-binding protein — MKYTSLLRTFALTIALLTSLTFRPGDADANPGGLTMGFVAADSKELTLERWQPILDDLSKELGIPVRSVVLDDYAGIIWHLAMNKAQMAWVGNKAALEAVDRADCEIMLQVVNARTGNGYYSHLITSKDSPLNSVQDVLDNAAHLTFGNGDPNSTSGFVVPGYYIFARRGLDPKTLFKRVVNNNHEKNFHAVANGTVDVATNNSMALVRYQIHYPDQRAGIKIIWTSPLIPSDPIVVRRDLDPALRQRIETFLSNYGKKTTGKSDRQTTWEKQILAGRDWAEFAPSDNSQLAPIRKLELFKMRMRIQKDDTIPSETKEARLQEIDTRLKELEQ; from the coding sequence ATGAAATATACCTCCCTGTTACGAACCTTCGCGTTGACCATCGCCCTCCTGACCAGCCTGACTTTCCGGCCCGGCGACGCCGATGCCAACCCCGGCGGCCTGACCATGGGGTTCGTCGCCGCCGATTCCAAAGAACTAACCCTGGAGCGATGGCAGCCTATCCTGGACGATCTGTCGAAGGAGCTTGGCATTCCTGTCCGGTCAGTCGTGCTCGACGATTACGCCGGCATCATCTGGCATTTGGCCATGAACAAGGCGCAGATGGCCTGGGTTGGTAACAAGGCCGCATTGGAGGCCGTGGACAGGGCCGACTGCGAAATCATGCTCCAGGTGGTGAACGCCAGGACTGGGAACGGATACTACTCTCACCTGATCACAAGCAAGGATTCGCCACTGAATAGCGTGCAGGACGTCCTCGACAACGCCGCACATCTCACTTTCGGCAACGGCGACCCCAACTCCACGTCCGGCTTTGTGGTGCCCGGATACTACATCTTCGCCCGACGAGGTCTTGATCCCAAGACCTTGTTCAAGCGGGTGGTGAACAACAACCATGAAAAGAATTTCCATGCGGTTGCCAACGGTACCGTGGACGTGGCCACCAACAACAGCATGGCTCTGGTCCGCTATCAAATTCACTATCCCGACCAACGTGCCGGAATCAAGATCATCTGGACATCCCCGCTCATTCCCAGCGACCCCATCGTGGTCCGTCGCGACCTTGACCCCGCCCTACGCCAGCGCATCGAGACCTTTCTCAGCAACTACGGAAAAAAGACCACAGGCAAAAGCGACAGGCAGACCACCTGGGAAAAACAGATCCTCGCGGGACGAGACTGGGCGGAATTCGCCCCTTCGGACAACTCGCAACTCGCCCCCATTCGCAAGTTGGAGCTGTTCAAGATGCGAATGCGCATCCAGAAGGACGACACTATTCCCTCCGAGACGAAAGAAGCGCGGCTCCAAGAAATCGACACCCGCCTGAAGGAACTCGAACAATAA
- a CDS encoding tyrosine-type recombinase/integrase encodes MPLTDAKIKAAKPRAKEYTLNDGEGLALVVSPKGRKWWRFRFQMNGKRTGLSVGTYPYITLQDARTRRSQLKTLIAQGIDPSRKRKEDKRRTSASEAFEAVAREWFQKNLAGWSGRHAKTTIERLEKNVFPFIGERPISDLGVEDMLGVVQRCEKRGAVESARRVRQIMSQIFRYAVAAGRAERDPAADIKGAIPPARKVKHHPSITDPKEIGPLLRAIDGFSGTFVVHCALRLAPLVFVRPGELRNAEWSEVDLEACEWRIPESKMKGGSPHIVPLSRQAVAILIEVYKLTGPSGYVFPSVRTASRPMSENTINVSLRRLGYDKEEMTGHGFRSMASTLLNEHGWHKDAIERQLAHTPKDKVRASYNYAEHLPERKKMMQAWADYLDSLKAGGKVVPLFAKAN; translated from the coding sequence ATGCCGTTGACTGATGCGAAGATAAAAGCAGCGAAGCCGAGAGCCAAAGAATATACGTTGAATGACGGAGAGGGTCTTGCTCTTGTCGTTAGCCCCAAGGGGCGCAAATGGTGGCGATTCCGTTTTCAGATGAATGGTAAGCGGACGGGGTTGTCTGTTGGCACGTATCCATACATCACGCTTCAGGATGCTCGTACAAGACGTAGCCAGCTAAAAACGCTCATTGCTCAGGGGATTGATCCCTCTCGAAAGCGCAAAGAAGACAAACGGCGGACCAGCGCGAGTGAAGCATTTGAAGCTGTCGCGCGTGAATGGTTTCAAAAGAACCTTGCCGGTTGGAGTGGGCGTCATGCAAAGACCACCATTGAACGTCTCGAAAAGAACGTGTTTCCGTTCATCGGAGAGCGTCCTATTTCAGATTTGGGGGTTGAAGATATGTTGGGGGTTGTGCAGCGTTGTGAAAAGCGTGGTGCTGTTGAATCTGCTAGGCGTGTTCGGCAAATAATGTCTCAAATTTTTCGTTATGCCGTGGCCGCTGGACGCGCAGAGCGTGACCCCGCAGCAGATATAAAAGGTGCAATCCCACCGGCCAGGAAGGTGAAGCACCACCCGTCGATTACCGATCCTAAAGAAATAGGTCCACTTCTAAGGGCCATAGATGGCTTTTCAGGGACTTTTGTTGTTCATTGTGCCCTTAGATTAGCCCCTTTGGTTTTTGTGCGGCCTGGAGAGTTGAGGAACGCCGAATGGAGTGAAGTAGACCTTGAAGCGTGCGAGTGGAGAATACCGGAATCAAAAATGAAAGGGGGGAGTCCTCATATTGTGCCCCTTTCTAGGCAAGCTGTGGCAATTCTGATTGAGGTTTACAAACTTACCGGCCCGTCTGGATACGTTTTTCCGAGTGTACGCACAGCTTCACGCCCCATGTCAGAGAATACCATTAATGTATCTCTTCGGCGTCTTGGCTACGATAAGGAGGAAATGACAGGCCACGGCTTTAGGTCCATGGCGTCAACGTTGCTGAATGAGCATGGCTGGCACAAGGATGCTATTGAAAGGCAGTTGGCGCACACTCCGAAAGATAAAGTTAGGGCCAGCTACAACTATGCTGAACACCTGCCCGAGCGAAAAAAGATGATGCAAGCGTGGGCGGATTACCTCGATAGCTTGAAAGCTGGCGGCAAAGTTGTTCCCCTTTTTGCGAAAGCGAATTGA
- a CDS encoding Fur family transcriptional regulator, with the protein MTKPQDVFARYLADQNLKMTPQRRLILDTFLKQNDHLSSEELYAKVKRRDKSVGQATVYRTLKLLNESGLIEPLDFADGVTRYEMSYGESHHDHLICESCGENIEILDETIEARQEELARQHGYTLTRHKMYLYGICEKCRKKK; encoded by the coding sequence ATGACAAAACCACAAGATGTCTTCGCCCGCTACCTTGCGGACCAGAACCTCAAGATGACCCCGCAACGCAGGCTCATCCTCGATACCTTTCTCAAACAAAACGACCACCTGTCGTCGGAGGAACTGTACGCCAAGGTGAAGAGACGCGACAAATCCGTCGGCCAGGCAACAGTCTACAGAACGCTCAAACTGCTCAACGAATCCGGCCTGATCGAGCCCCTGGATTTCGCTGACGGCGTGACCCGATATGAGATGAGCTACGGCGAAAGCCACCACGACCATCTCATCTGCGAATCCTGCGGAGAAAACATCGAGATCCTGGACGAGACCATAGAGGCGCGGCAGGAGGAACTGGCCCGGCAGCACGGGTACACCCTCACCAGGCACAAGATGTACCTTTACGGTATCTGTGAAAAGTGCCGGAAAAAGAAATAG
- a CDS encoding AraC family transcriptional regulator, giving the protein MHSFSTRYRRPPGLEGVEVLRLADPDFHFAPHTHDAYVFWINGTGGERVSFGGSSAILQPDSFGVVAPGEVHANRPVTESRTLESFYVDPIVIEEIVGQCGGRSSGFRSRLQRDTEARGWLADLHAVLIRSEDAFLIHESFLSVFSRLLGRHGEYRLYPRPGSEPRKVAEARSILDERFAESLGLDEVAALCGCSACHLIRLFRRETGMSPHAYLVERRLACAKALLAEGASLVEVALDTGFADQSHLARRFKLRFGITPGRYRRQVCS; this is encoded by the coding sequence ATGCATTCGTTTTCTACCCGATACCGGCGCCCGCCAGGGCTGGAAGGCGTGGAAGTCCTGCGCCTGGCCGATCCGGATTTTCATTTCGCCCCGCACACTCACGATGCCTACGTCTTCTGGATCAACGGGACAGGCGGGGAACGGGTAAGCTTTGGCGGGAGTTCCGCCATTCTCCAGCCGGACAGCTTCGGTGTGGTCGCTCCTGGCGAGGTGCATGCCAATCGTCCGGTGACCGAGTCCCGGACCCTGGAGTCCTTTTACGTGGACCCGATTGTGATTGAGGAGATCGTCGGGCAGTGCGGCGGGAGGTCGTCCGGATTCAGGAGCCGCCTCCAGCGCGACACGGAGGCGAGAGGGTGGCTGGCTGACCTTCACGCCGTACTCATTCGTTCGGAAGATGCCTTTCTCATCCACGAATCATTTCTTTCTGTGTTCAGCCGGCTGCTCGGGCGGCACGGAGAGTACCGCCTGTATCCTCGCCCCGGTTCGGAACCGCGCAAGGTGGCCGAGGCCCGCTCCATCCTGGACGAACGGTTCGCGGAGTCGTTGGGCCTGGATGAAGTGGCCGCGCTTTGCGGTTGCTCGGCCTGTCATCTCATCCGTTTGTTCCGGCGGGAGACGGGCATGTCGCCGCACGCCTATCTTGTTGAGCGCCGTCTGGCCTGCGCCAAGGCTTTGCTGGCCGAAGGCGCATCCCTCGTCGAGGTAGCCCTGGATACCGGGTTCGCTGACCAGAGCCATCTTGCCAGGCGCTTCAAGTTGCGTTTCGGTATTACCCCCGGCAGGTATCGCCGCCAGGTCTGTTCCTGA
- a CDS encoding tRNA-binding protein translates to METISWNDFEKVELRVGTITDVQPFPEARNPAYRVWVDFGPEIGVRKSSAQIADLYAMEELVGRQIVGVVNFPPKQIGPMKSECLITGFYREDGVVLAVPDKPLPDGLKLG, encoded by the coding sequence ATGGAAACCATCAGTTGGAACGATTTCGAGAAGGTGGAATTACGGGTCGGCACCATTACGGACGTGCAGCCGTTTCCCGAGGCGCGTAACCCTGCCTACAGGGTTTGGGTGGATTTCGGCCCGGAGATCGGGGTGCGCAAGTCCAGCGCCCAGATTGCGGATCTGTACGCCATGGAAGAGTTGGTCGGTAGGCAGATCGTGGGCGTGGTCAACTTCCCGCCCAAGCAGATTGGTCCCATGAAGTCGGAATGTCTGATAACGGGCTTTTATCGGGAGGACGGCGTGGTCCTTGCCGTGCCGGATAAGCCGCTGCCGGACGGGCTCAAGCTGGGATAG
- a CDS encoding HAMP domain-containing sensor histidine kinase translates to MQNSNGHHPENTKQSSFRFSLALKIVTPVVCVIAAACLFLFTMYSRRAQELGNEYLRQGLENFATSKVEELAEPLWNFQTDFLMRLMRSYRDNDNLLYIGLYDTRGNLVAEETDISDVPYSNVLTTERSLNRTAGTESFDLGRLVVKYHNGKQLIVQKNRRESDIAFTAVLMTILAGAIWLSVHLLVGRPLRRIRKSLDENTASNKRTPLSWDSRDELGEVVRAYNTLLREVEQQTSALVSMNATLRYEVENRIIAEKELAKIHDELEHKVAMRTMELNIANQELIELDNQRAAFLSSASHELRTPLAAVLGFATLIKKNFNRHFMPLTEQYGLESQARTMNKNLAIIATEGGRLTRLIDDLLDLNKIEAGRMEWRDEELDVGKEMRRAVQTMRSMVDGKPDLEMSAEPDSLLPPLTCDPDRFQQLLTNLLSNAVKHTEKGTIRLSAKAGHNTIRIKVSDTGKGIPEEDRKLIFQRFYQIGGGKTYKPSGTGLGLAICRQIVKHYGGSISLTSKMGEGTTFTVELPSDRNIPQLY, encoded by the coding sequence ATGCAAAATTCAAACGGCCATCATCCCGAGAATACGAAGCAATCCAGCTTTCGCTTCTCCCTGGCGCTCAAGATCGTCACCCCGGTGGTCTGCGTCATCGCAGCGGCGTGCCTTTTCCTGTTCACCATGTATTCCAGACGGGCGCAGGAGTTGGGCAACGAATATCTCCGCCAGGGGCTGGAAAACTTCGCCACGAGCAAGGTGGAAGAATTAGCCGAACCTCTGTGGAACTTCCAGACCGACTTCCTCATGCGATTGATGCGCAGCTATCGTGACAACGACAACCTGCTCTACATCGGCCTCTACGACACCCGGGGCAACCTTGTGGCCGAAGAGACCGATATTAGCGACGTGCCCTATTCCAATGTACTGACAACCGAACGCAGCTTGAACAGGACCGCTGGAACCGAATCCTTCGACCTGGGCAGGCTGGTGGTCAAATACCACAACGGCAAGCAACTCATTGTCCAAAAAAACCGCCGGGAATCCGACATCGCCTTCACGGCGGTGCTCATGACCATCCTGGCCGGAGCCATATGGCTCTCGGTACACCTTCTCGTGGGCAGGCCGCTCCGCCGCATCCGTAAATCCCTGGACGAAAACACGGCCAGCAACAAGCGAACCCCGCTTTCCTGGGACAGCAGAGACGAGCTAGGCGAGGTTGTCAGGGCTTACAACACCTTGCTGCGGGAGGTTGAACAGCAGACCTCGGCTCTTGTCTCCATGAACGCCACACTGCGCTACGAAGTGGAAAACCGGATTATCGCCGAAAAGGAACTGGCCAAAATCCACGACGAGCTGGAGCACAAGGTGGCCATGCGCACCATGGAGCTGAACATCGCCAACCAGGAACTGATCGAACTCGACAACCAGCGTGCGGCGTTTCTCTCCTCGGCGTCCCATGAACTACGCACTCCCCTGGCCGCCGTGCTCGGCTTTGCCACGCTCATCAAGAAAAACTTCAACAGGCACTTCATGCCGTTGACCGAACAATACGGGCTGGAATCCCAGGCGCGGACCATGAACAAGAACCTGGCCATCATTGCCACCGAAGGCGGCCGGTTGACCAGGCTCATAGACGACCTGCTTGATCTGAACAAGATTGAAGCCGGACGAATGGAATGGCGGGACGAAGAACTGGACGTGGGAAAAGAGATGCGCCGGGCCGTTCAGACCATGCGGTCCATGGTAGACGGCAAGCCCGATCTGGAAATGAGCGCGGAGCCGGACAGCCTTCTCCCTCCCCTGACCTGCGACCCGGACCGCTTCCAGCAACTCTTGACCAACCTGCTTTCAAACGCCGTCAAGCATACGGAAAAAGGAACGATCCGACTCTCGGCAAAGGCTGGGCACAATACTATTCGAATCAAGGTCTCGGATACGGGCAAGGGTATCCCGGAGGAGGACAGAAAGCTGATCTTCCAAAGATTCTACCAGATAGGCGGAGGAAAGACCTACAAGCCCTCCGGCACGGGCCTCGGCCTTGCCATCTGCAGACAGATCGTCAAACACTATGGAGGGAGTATCTCCCTTACCTCCAAAATGGGAGAAGGGACCACCTTCACGGTGGAACTCCCTTCCGACCGTAATATTCCTCAATTGTATTGA
- a CDS encoding 4Fe-4S ferredoxin, with product MKARTYPTLISRAYVWLVGLLTFTGFLQMPLARRYYLTDLPGMAWTGDFHLVHKLHYMLAAALLFLVGMTLVNWFMEWRNRLALTPLGAVRVAVMAGIIISGGFRVYRNLPGVTLHPAAVMTIEWVHFGLVMVLGVLALTALLKRSSAYAKSR from the coding sequence ATGAAAGCTAGGACATATCCCACATTGATTTCCCGGGCCTATGTCTGGCTGGTGGGGCTGCTGACCTTCACCGGCTTCCTGCAAATGCCGCTGGCCCGCAGGTATTATCTCACCGACCTTCCAGGCATGGCCTGGACCGGTGACTTCCATCTGGTGCACAAGCTGCATTATATGTTGGCTGCGGCGTTGCTCTTCCTGGTAGGAATGACTTTGGTCAACTGGTTCATGGAGTGGCGGAATCGTCTCGCCCTGACGCCTCTCGGCGCGGTGCGTGTGGCCGTCATGGCCGGAATCATCATCAGCGGCGGCTTCCGTGTATACCGTAACCTGCCGGGCGTGACCCTGCATCCGGCTGCGGTCATGACCATCGAGTGGGTCCATTTCGGGCTGGTCATGGTCCTTGGTGTGCTGGCTCTTACCGCGCTGCTGAAGCGCTCCTCGGCCTACGCGAAAAGTCGATGA